Below is a window of Spelaeicoccus albus DNA.
TCATAGGCATCGACGATGCCCAGGGTTGGCGACTTCTTTTGCAGCTTCGTCGGAATGCCGTAGATCTTCTTGATGTCGGCCGGACGGTAGCCCGACAAGATCCGGCTCTGATGGTCGAATTTGGCCTTTTTGCCCTTCGGCTTGGCCTGCTTCCAATACTGCGTACCCTGCTTGGGGGGCTTGGCGGCCGACGGCTGCGACTTGCCGTTGCGGTCAACATGCTTCGAGACGCGCATGGTGTGCACCGGATTCTGAGTCAAGCCGGTGATGGTGGAGATCAACGGCGCAATCGACGACTTCACGCGTGCGTTCTTCGTGGCGGTCACGATCTTCTTGCCGTGGTTCGATACGCGCTTGATGGGTGTGCGGAACGCCTTGGCCACGCGCGTGCTCGGTGCCGTGACTTGGATAGCGGCGCGGTGCGGCAACACCGTGGCGTTCTTGAGCCCCTGTTTGGCCAGGTACTTCTCGACCTTGGCGACACTGGACTTTGTGGGGGCGAACTCCTTTTGGTACGTCGACAGCGACACTGAACGGCCGTATTGCGGACTGTCCGGATCGGCGAACGCTGAAGCGAGCTTCGCTAACTTTGCCCGGTGACGCTGCGGCAACCACACTTGAACACGCATTGTGGCTTTCGTCTGCTGGCCGGCGCGTAAATCACGCGGGGACACAGTGCCGTTTTGACTCGGTGCAGCCCACGATGGCGCGGTGCCGGCGAGCGGAACGTATCCGTCGTCAGATGCGGCAGCTGCCATCGTGGGCCCCATTGTCGAGACGACGAACGCGCCGACGACCGCGGCGGCGAGTTTAGCCTTCACTCCCATGATTGCCCTCAATTCATCGTTGATGCCGACAGAGCGATGCTGCCCGGCCGGTTCGGGTGACTGCTTGGGGTAGGCAGCCGTGTTCATTATTGACGGCTGAAAGCTATCTGTGAAGTGCGTAATAGGAAAAAAGCGGGAGGCCCGCCTGGTGGGCGGACCTCCCGCTGGAGGAATTGAACTTTACGCGTCGGCGTCGGCGTGCTCGACGCTCGCGACCGGCGTCTCGATGCCGCGTGCCGAACCCTCCGAGACGGCGATCTTGCGCGGCTTGGCCTTCTCGCTGACCGGGATGATGACGCCCAGCACACCGTTTTCATAGTGCGCGGTGATCTTCTCGGTGTCGACTCCCTGTCCGAGATTGAGCTGGCGCAGGAACGACCGGTTCTGGCGCTCGCGCACTATCCACTTGGCGCCTTCCGGATTGCCGACGGTTCGCTCGGCGCGGATGCTCAGCAACTGACCATCGACGTCGATGTCCACCGAACCCGGATCGATTCCGGGAAGTTCGGCGTTCAGGACGTAGTGGTCGCCGTCCCGGTAGAGGTCCATCGGCATTTGCCGTGGCCCGCTACGGGTATCCAGCACTGTGCCGGCCAAACGGTCCAGTTCGCGGAACGGATCAAAAGTCATGTCGTTCACTCCTTAGAGTTCGTACTGCTGAATAATCTTGAGTTTAACACACTCAAGTAATCTGATGCCAGTTGTAACCACGGGGCTGTCGGTGCTATTCCCGTGCACTGATTTCGGCGGCTGTCGGTCCGCGGCGATATCGTTGCCCGAGGAAACGGCGATCGTGGGTGGGGGTGCAATGGACTTCGGAATGATCGCTCGGCTGCTGGGCCGCGAGACGGCCGAGCGCGGTCTGCGGTATGCGGAACAAAATCGCGTGACCGAAGTGAAATGGGACGACGACCGTCTCGTGTTGCGCTCGCTGGTGAAGGGTACGGAGGCAAAGCCGTATCGGGCCATGGCCAAATTCAACGCTCGCGCCGGCGGCCCGCTCGAATACAACTTCGGTCATTGCAGCTGTCCCGTCACTATCAACTGCAAGCACGTGGCAGCCATGCTCTTCGACACGAGTGACTACTACGAAGCCGGGTACAACGGCATGCCTGCGGAGTTGCATGCGCAATCCTCGCCGGCCTCGGCCGACCCCGCCCCGTGGGAACGCCGTCCCGAAGCCGCCCGGCGCGAAGCAGCCCGACACGAAGCAGCCCAGCCCGAGTCGGCCCAGCCCGAAAAGGCAATCTCGTGGCGGCAGGCGCTCGACAGCCTGCTCGCCCCGAGCACGGCCACCACCGTGCCGTTGGCACTGCAGTTCGAGCTTGTCGAACGTCCGGGCAACCGGTGGCGGCGCAGCAGCGAACCGGTGCCGCGGTGGCGGCTCGGTGTGCGTCCGGCCCGGAAGGGCGACGCCGGCCGGTGGGTCGTCGGCGGAGTGTCGTGGCGCGAGCTGAACTATTACGGAGGCTCGGCGAATTACCGGCCGGACCACTTCCGCTGGTTCACCGAGTTCTACGCCTTGTTCAAATCGCAAGCCAGCGTCTACTACCCCAACGAACAACGCTTGTTCCTTGACGACTTCGCCAACCCCAAACTGTGGCAGATGCTCGCCGAAGCAGCCGAGATCGGCGTCGAACTCATCAGCACAAAGTCCAGGGGGTCCGTGACGGTCCACGAGCCCACCGCCCCGACCTTCGATATCAGACGCGGCGCCGAGCTGACGGTGTCGCCGACAGTCATGATGGCCGGTGCGCCGGTGGCGCCCGACCGGCTCGGATTCATCGGCGGTACGGCGCACGGAATCTATACGTGGCAGCCGGACAACGCCGCGCAAATCGAAGTTGCTCCGCTGAGCAATCCCATCTCGTCCGACGTCATGTCGCTCTTGCTCACCGGGGCAGCACTCCGCGTCCCGCCCGACGATGAGCCGGATTTCGCGACCCGTTATTACCCCGTCTTGTCGCAGCGGCTCGACGTCATCAGCAGCGACGATTCGTATCAGGCTCCGGACGTCGTCCTTCCGGTGCTCCTGCTTGAAGCGGCTTACGTCGACAGCCGGAAACTCGAGCTGAACTGGAGCTGGATCTACTCGGGCGACGTGAAGAAATCACTGCGGCCGAGGCCGGGCGAATTCCGGATGACCGACTTCGAACAATCCGTCCTCGGATCGCTGCCGATCCCGTCCGAGAAGCTCGTCCCCGAACAAACGCTCACCGGCACCCACGCCATCGACTTCACCCGCGACGTCCTGGACAAGCTCATCGACCTCGAGCACGTGCGCGTCGAGATCACCGGCGAGCGGCCCGACTACCACCCGGCCGAAAGTGCCCCGCTCGTGCACGTCGAGCAAAAGACCGAAGCGGAAGACGGAGACTGGCTCGATCTGACCGTCACGGTGTCCATTGACGGCGAGATCGTTGCCTTCGCCTCGCTCTTCGAAGCCCTGTCGGCCAGACGCCATAATTTCATCTTGCCCAGCGGTAAATACTTCCCGCTGAACGTCCCCGAACTTGCGCGGCTGCGCGAACTAATCGACGAAGCCGCCACGTTGGAAGACCAACCACCGGACGGCATGCGGATCAGCAAATTCCAGGCCGGGCTCTGGGAAGAATTTGAAAAACTGGGCATCATCGAACAGCAGACTTCCGTATGGCGTGATTCGCTGAAACAGCTGGCCGGCATGACGGACATGCCCGAGGCGGCGGTTCCGGACGGTCTGGACGCCACGCTGCGTCCCTATCAGCTCGAGGGATTCCGTTGGCTTGCCATGCTGTGGCGCTACCGGCTCGGAGGCGTGCTGGCCGATGATATGGGTCTCGGTAAAACGCTCCAAGCGCTCGCGCTTATCCAACATGCCAAATCCACGTCCGCCGAAGCCCGACCGTTCCTCGTGGCCGCACCCACTTCGGTGGTGTCCGGCTGGGCATCGGAAGCGGAGAAATTCACCCCCGGCCTTCGCGTCGTCGCAATCGGGGAGACGTCGACGAAGCGTGGCTCGTCTCTGGCGGACCTGATTCGCGGCGCCGATGTAGTCGTCACGTCGTACACGCTCTTTCGGCTCGACTTCGATGAATACCGTGCCGAAGACTGGGCGGGCCTCATCCTCGATGAAGCGCAAGCGGCCAAGAATCATCAAGCGCGTCTTTATCAATGCGCGCGCCGCCTCGATACCCGGTTCAAAATTGCGATCACCGGCACCCCCATGGAGAACAACTTGATGGAGTTGTGGTCGATCTTTTCCATCGTCGCCCCCGGCCTACTCCCGGGAAACAAGGACTTCGCCCACTACTACCGCAGGGCAATCGAGAAGAACGGCGACGCCGAGCGGCTGGCCCGGTTGCGCAGGCGGATCCGGCCGTTCATCATGCGCCGCCGGAAGCAGCAAGTCGTCACGGACCTTCCCGAAAAGCAAGAACAGGTCATTGAACTCGACCTCGACACGGCCCATCGGCGCCTTTATCAAACGCACCTGCAGCGCGAACGCAAAAAGGTGCTCGGCCTGATCGCCGATATGGACAAGAACCGGGTAGCCATCTTCCGGTCGCTGACGTTACTGCGGCAGCTGAGCCTGGCGCCCGTCCTGATCGACGACGACCACGCCGGGGTGCCGTCCGCCAAGATCGACGCCCTGCTCGAGCAATTGGGCGATCTCGCCGCCGAAGGGCATCGCGCCCTCGTGTTCAGCCAGTTCACCGGGTTTCTCGGGCTCATCAAGTCTCGTCTCGAAGCCGAAGGCATTGCGTACAGCTACCTGTCCGGCAGCACCCGGAACCGAAAGACCGTCATCGACGGGTTCAAGAACGGCGATAACCCCGTCTTCCTCATCAGCCTCAAGGCCGGCGGCGTCGGCCTCAACCTCACCGAAGCCGATTACTGCTTCATCATGGATCCCTGGTGGAATCCGGCCACCGAAGCGCAAGCCGTCGACCGCACGCACCGGATCGGCCAGACCAAGAACGTCATGGTCTACCGTCTCGTCGCCTCCGACACCATCGAAGACAAGGTGATGGAGCTCAAGGAACGCAAGGCCAAGCTGTTCGCCGGCGTGCTCGACGACGGCGAGTTCCTGTCGAACAAGCTAACTGCGGACGACGTGCGCGGGCTGTTCGAGGGCTGAATCGTCGCGGTACCCGGGCTCTTGCCGTCAACCGCGTTCAAGAGCCGTTCGGAGATTCCCGCCGGCCCTGTCGAGAGCGGCCCGGGCAGCGGGAGCATCGAGCCCGCCCAGCGTCATGGCAATAGCGAGCTTGACCGAACCGCCGGCCCGTCCGAGCACCTCGGACGCCGAAGCGGCGTCCACCCCCGTGACCTCCATGACGGTGCGTTCCGACCGGGCGCGCAACTTGGCGTTCGTCGCCTGCAAGTCGACCATGACGGTGCCGTACGTTTTTCCCAGCTTGACCATGGTGAGGGTGCTGAGCATGTTCAACACGAGTTTTTGCGCGGTGCCGGCCTTGAGCCTCGTCGAGCCTGCCACGAACTCGGGTCCCACGACGACTTCGATGCCGATATCGGCGTTCGCCGACAGCACGGCGCCCGGATTCGATGCCACGCCGACCGTCAACGCACCGACCGACCGGGCGAATTCGAGCGCCGCCGTCACGTACGGGGTGCGACCGGACGCCGACAGACCGACAACGGCGTCACGCTCGGTCAGCCCCAAAGCACGTAGATCGTCGGCGCCGGCAGCCGTGTCGTCTTCGGAATTCTCGACGGCGGTTCGGACGGCCCGATCGCCGCCCGCAATGACGCCGACCACCAGCTCCGGATCGGTGCCGAAAGTCGGCGGGCACTCGCTGGCGTCGAGGATCCCAAGACGCCCGGGAGTTCCGGCGCCCACATAGATGAGCCGGCCACCGCGTCGCATTCGCGCGGTGATGCCGTCGACGGCGTCCGCAATCCGGTCGGCCGCGACCGCGACGGCCGCCGGCACAGCGGAGTCCCGTTCGTTCATGGCCCGCACCATGTCGATTGTCGGCCACGTGTCCACGTCGGCCAGGTCGGCATCAATGCGTTCGGTCGAGAAGCTGAAGAGTTGGGAACGGAGGGCGTCGTTATCGGCTGGAGTCACGGTCAAAGAACATCACCGAGCACCGGGGCAGTCAATCCGGCCTGCCGATAGAGTCGTGGCCACGGGAAAGGAATCACATGAGCATTTGTGCCATCGACGTCGGCGGCACCGGCAGCCGCATCCGCATCGACGGCGGTGCGGGTCGTCGGATCGAATTCGCCGGGCCGGGCATTCACGTCGCTGCCGGCGGCCCCGATATAGCCGGCCTGGTTGCCGCGTTGCGGCAGCCTGTCCGCGACGCTCTGGATCGACTGGCGCTGCGCGCCGTCGACGCTGCGGCGGTCGGACAAAGCGGCCTGCTCATGTTGGGCCGGCGCAGCCCGGACGTGCATGCCGGGCTGGCCCGGATCACGGGAGCCCGGGTGACGGTCGTGGCCTCGGACGCGCTGACTTCGCTGGTGGGGGCCGTCGGCTACCGGCCCGGCGCCGTCGTGGCGGCCGGTACCGGATGTATCGGCTTCGGCACCGACCTGGCAAGCGTATGGAACCGCGTCGACGGATGGGGCCATGTGCTGGGTGACGAAGGCGGCGGTAGCTGGATCGGCAAAAAGGGCCTGCAAGCAGCACTTCGCGCTCACGACGGCCGGCCGGACGGATCGCCCGAGTTGCGCCGTTGCATGCTTGAACGGTTCGGCCCGCCGGACGCACTCACGTCCGCCTTGTACTCGGCGACGGACCGGGCCGGCATGCTTGCCGCGTTTGCCACCGACACGGCGGATGCCGCCCGGGCCGGCGACGACGCGGCTCGGCGGATCTGGGCGGAGGCCGGGGTCCGGCTGGCCCGGTGCGCGGCGGCGGCATTGAACGGCGGCGTCGCTCCCATCGTCGCGTTCACCGGCGGCATCACCGGCTCGAGCGACTTGTACGCCGACGCGCTGGCCGGGGAACTCTCCGAACGACGCCCGGACGCCGACGTCGTCGACGCGGCGGGATCGGCACTCGATGGCGCCGCGGCACTTGCCGAGCGGTCCGCGGAACGGCCGGACGATCCGGTCGAGCATGCGCCGTACGTCACGACATTCAGACGGCAGGCGTAAAGCGTTCGCAAAGTTCTCAGGTTCGATGGGCAGAATGGCACTATGACTTTCGGAAACCAGGGTGGGCCTGTGCACGAAAAGCGCAAGGTCGGCCGGCCGGCGATGATCACGCTTGATCAGATCGCCGATGCGGCGATACTCGAGCTGGACGGCATCACGTCGACGAAGGTGGCTGAACGGCTCGGAGTCGGCCAAAGCTCCCTGTACCGGCACATCACCCGCAGCGACGATCTTGCGCGACTGGCAGTGGACAAGGCGCTCGACGCCCATCAATGGCCGGCGAAGGAAGGCGCGTGGCGGGACTTTCTGGAGCGCACCGCCGATGCGTTCTTGGATTTCCTCACCCAGTACCCGGGATCGTGCCGGGCGCTGCTCGAACTGAACCCGTCGCCGACCGCGCTGGTGAACATCGCCACGATCACCGCCGAATACGTCGTCAAGCAGGGCTTGTCGCCGCGCGAGGCAAACGTCGCGGTCAACCTGATTTCCGTGATCTGTCTCGATACCGTCGACAGGCTCGACAAGAACGAGCAGCCCATGCCGGATGGCCAAGGCAAAATGATCGCCGCGCAACAGCGGAAATGGGAAAGCCAAGCGAACCACGAACTGCGCGAGGACATGCAGCAACTGCTGCATGCCAAGGCACGCACCTGGATGCACGAACGATTCGACATCGTCCTCGACGGCCTGGCCGGCCGATTGGAAAAGCGCGCAGTATGACTCCCGACCGTCCCCGGGTCACGCCGGACCGGATCAGCGAACTGGCGCCGGGCGAGATCTTCGTTTTCGGCTCGAATGCGGCAGGCACGCACGGGGCCGGGGCGGCGCTCGTGGCGTACGAGAAGTTCGGCGCCGAATGGGGAGTGGGCGCCGGGCTGACGGGGCGGACCTACGCGTTGCCGACGATGGGCGGGCGGAGCGAGCTCCAGCGAGAAGCGGCGGCGTTCGTCGACTTCGCCGGTCGGCACCCGGAACTGACGTTCTACCTGACGAAGGTCGGCTGCGGCATCGCCGGGTACACCGAAGAGGAAGTCGCTCCGCTGTTCGCCGGTACACCGCCGAACGTCATCAAGCCGGCCGGCTGGTGACCGGAGCGCTACCGGTGCCGCGGTGATAGCGTGCCGTCATGAGCGTCGACCATGAAGCAGCAGCCCAAACAGTGATCTTCCGGAACGGCACCGTGTTCGATGGTGAGGTCTTCCGCCTCGACCCATGCGATGTGGTCGTCACGGACGGAACCGTGACGGGGGTGTACCCCGGCGGCACCGCCGACGCGGGCGAATCCGACGAGGTAGTCGATTGCACCGGGAAGACGGTACTGCCGGGATTCATCGACTGCCATATTCACAGCCTCGTCGGCATCGCCGGTCCGTTCGAAAACGCCGTCAAGCCGTTTTCGCTGCCGTACTACGACGCCATCGGTCGTTTGAAGGACACGCTGGCCTGCGGCATCACGACCGCGCGGGACGCCGGCGGCGCCGATCTGGGTGTGAAAACGGCTCTTGAGCAGGGGCTCATCGCCGGGCCGCGGCTGCAGATCGCCGTCACCATCATGAGTCAGACCGGCGGGCACGGCGACGGGCACCTGCCGTCGGGCACCGAAGTGCCGCTGCTACCTTCACATCCGGGTCGGCCGTCCGGCATTGCCGACGGCCCGGACGAGGCCCGCCGCACGGCGCGAACCCTGTTGCGGGCCGGCGCCGATCAGATCAAGATCTGTTCGACCGGTGGTGTG
It encodes the following:
- a CDS encoding N-acetylglucosamine kinase encodes the protein MSICAIDVGGTGSRIRIDGGAGRRIEFAGPGIHVAAGGPDIAGLVAALRQPVRDALDRLALRAVDAAAVGQSGLLMLGRRSPDVHAGLARITGARVTVVASDALTSLVGAVGYRPGAVVAAGTGCIGFGTDLASVWNRVDGWGHVLGDEGGGSWIGKKGLQAALRAHDGRPDGSPELRRCMLERFGPPDALTSALYSATDRAGMLAAFATDTADAARAGDDAARRIWAEAGVRLARCAAAALNGGVAPIVAFTGGITGSSDLYADALAGELSERRPDADVVDAAGSALDGAAALAERSAERPDDPVEHAPYVTTFRRQA
- a CDS encoding A1S_2505 family phage non-structural protein, with protein sequence MTPDRPRVTPDRISELAPGEIFVFGSNAAGTHGAGAALVAYEKFGAEWGVGAGLTGRTYALPTMGGRSELQREAAAFVDFAGRHPELTFYLTKVGCGIAGYTEEEVAPLFAGTPPNVIKPAGW
- a CDS encoding DEAD/DEAH box helicase; translated protein: MDFGMIARLLGRETAERGLRYAEQNRVTEVKWDDDRLVLRSLVKGTEAKPYRAMAKFNARAGGPLEYNFGHCSCPVTINCKHVAAMLFDTSDYYEAGYNGMPAELHAQSSPASADPAPWERRPEAARREAARHEAAQPESAQPEKAISWRQALDSLLAPSTATTVPLALQFELVERPGNRWRRSSEPVPRWRLGVRPARKGDAGRWVVGGVSWRELNYYGGSANYRPDHFRWFTEFYALFKSQASVYYPNEQRLFLDDFANPKLWQMLAEAAEIGVELISTKSRGSVTVHEPTAPTFDIRRGAELTVSPTVMMAGAPVAPDRLGFIGGTAHGIYTWQPDNAAQIEVAPLSNPISSDVMSLLLTGAALRVPPDDEPDFATRYYPVLSQRLDVISSDDSYQAPDVVLPVLLLEAAYVDSRKLELNWSWIYSGDVKKSLRPRPGEFRMTDFEQSVLGSLPIPSEKLVPEQTLTGTHAIDFTRDVLDKLIDLEHVRVEITGERPDYHPAESAPLVHVEQKTEAEDGDWLDLTVTVSIDGEIVAFASLFEALSARRHNFILPSGKYFPLNVPELARLRELIDEAATLEDQPPDGMRISKFQAGLWEEFEKLGIIEQQTSVWRDSLKQLAGMTDMPEAAVPDGLDATLRPYQLEGFRWLAMLWRYRLGGVLADDMGLGKTLQALALIQHAKSTSAEARPFLVAAPTSVVSGWASEAEKFTPGLRVVAIGETSTKRGSSLADLIRGADVVVTSYTLFRLDFDEYRAEDWAGLILDEAQAAKNHQARLYQCARRLDTRFKIAITGTPMENNLMELWSIFSIVAPGLLPGNKDFAHYYRRAIEKNGDAERLARLRRRIRPFIMRRRKQQVVTDLPEKQEQVIELDLDTAHRRLYQTHLQRERKKVLGLIADMDKNRVAIFRSLTLLRQLSLAPVLIDDDHAGVPSAKIDALLEQLGDLAAEGHRALVFSQFTGFLGLIKSRLEAEGIAYSYLSGSTRNRKTVIDGFKNGDNPVFLISLKAGGVGLNLTEADYCFIMDPWWNPATEAQAVDRTHRIGQTKNVMVYRLVASDTIEDKVMELKERKAKLFAGVLDDGEFLSNKLTADDVRGLFEG
- a CDS encoding Hsp20/alpha crystallin family protein — encoded protein: MTFDPFRELDRLAGTVLDTRSGPRQMPMDLYRDGDHYVLNAELPGIDPGSVDIDVDGQLLSIRAERTVGNPEGAKWIVRERQNRSFLRQLNLGQGVDTEKITAHYENGVLGVIIPVSEKAKPRKIAVSEGSARGIETPVASVEHADADA
- the murQ gene encoding N-acetylmuramic acid 6-phosphate etherase, which codes for MTPADNDALRSQLFSFSTERIDADLADVDTWPTIDMVRAMNERDSAVPAAVAVAADRIADAVDGITARMRRGGRLIYVGAGTPGRLGILDASECPPTFGTDPELVVGVIAGGDRAVRTAVENSEDDTAAGADDLRALGLTERDAVVGLSASGRTPYVTAALEFARSVGALTVGVASNPGAVLSANADIGIEVVVGPEFVAGSTRLKAGTAQKLVLNMLSTLTMVKLGKTYGTVMVDLQATNAKLRARSERTVMEVTGVDAASASEVLGRAGGSVKLAIAMTLGGLDAPAARAALDRAGGNLRTALERG